A stretch of Saccharothrix texasensis DNA encodes these proteins:
- a CDS encoding ROK family transcriptional regulator, producing MRAGSPRLLREINDRAAIEALLRNGPLTRAELEGIIGLSKPATAQLLTRLEEEGTVLRDGLRGGGRGPRAQLWTVNGALAHVAAIALTPDAVDVVIADISGATITEHRAPMPRTGVLEAFHSAVTKAAAQAGLTTDALHHVVVGSPGAVDPTTGRLNYAPHMPDWENKNIPEELEALLDTPVTVENDVNLVALEEMIAGRAVGVRNFVLLWPADAVGAAVVVNGVLLRGATGGAGEIDAMRVPDRAHAETGTDRAGSRYGDLLDSASVARLARAHGVSARSGQVAVEKALSAGPAGREFLVDLARRVATGVANVVAVLDPELVLLSGEIAQAGGTTLADLVAAELRRLVVPRTPVELALVTGKPVRSGALHSALSVVREQVFGLPAATTEPFRGPNQQGATAPGTST from the coding sequence ATGCGAGCCGGGAGCCCGAGGCTGCTGCGCGAGATCAACGACCGCGCGGCCATCGAGGCGCTGCTCCGCAACGGCCCGCTCACCAGGGCGGAGCTGGAAGGGATCATCGGCCTGTCCAAACCGGCCACCGCGCAGCTCCTCACCCGCCTCGAGGAAGAAGGCACGGTCCTGCGCGACGGCCTGCGCGGTGGCGGACGCGGCCCGCGCGCGCAGCTGTGGACGGTCAACGGCGCGCTGGCCCACGTCGCCGCCATCGCCCTCACCCCCGACGCGGTCGACGTGGTCATCGCCGACATCTCCGGCGCCACGATCACCGAGCACCGGGCGCCCATGCCGAGGACCGGCGTGCTGGAGGCGTTCCACAGCGCGGTCACGAAGGCCGCCGCCCAGGCCGGGCTCACCACCGACGCCCTGCACCACGTCGTCGTGGGCAGCCCCGGCGCGGTGGACCCGACGACGGGTCGCCTCAACTACGCGCCGCACATGCCGGACTGGGAGAACAAGAACATCCCCGAGGAGCTCGAAGCCCTCCTCGACACGCCCGTCACGGTCGAGAACGACGTCAACCTCGTCGCGCTGGAGGAGATGATCGCCGGCCGGGCCGTGGGCGTGCGGAACTTCGTGCTGCTCTGGCCCGCCGACGCGGTGGGCGCGGCCGTCGTGGTCAACGGCGTGCTGCTGCGCGGCGCGACCGGCGGCGCGGGCGAGATCGACGCCATGCGCGTCCCCGACCGCGCGCACGCCGAGACGGGCACCGACCGCGCCGGGAGCCGTTACGGCGACCTGCTCGACAGCGCCAGTGTCGCCCGCCTCGCTCGCGCGCACGGCGTGTCCGCGCGCAGCGGGCAGGTCGCGGTGGAGAAGGCGTTGAGCGCGGGACCGGCCGGCCGGGAGTTCCTGGTCGACCTGGCCCGCCGCGTCGCGACCGGCGTGGCGAACGTGGTCGCGGTGCTCGACCCCGAACTGGTGCTGCTCTCCGGTGAGATCGCGCAGGCGGGCGGCACGACGCTCGCCGACCTCGTCGCCGCCGAGCTGCGCCGCCTGGTGGTGCCCCGCACCCCCGTCGAACTCGCCCTGGTGACCGGGAAACCGGTGCGCTCCGGCGCGCTGCACTCCGCGCTGTCCGTCGTCAGGGAACAGGTGTTCGGTCTGCCCGCCGCCACGACCGAACCCTTCCGCGGTCCGAACCAGCAGGGTGCGACCGCACCGGGCACGTCGACATGA
- a CDS encoding ABC transporter substrate-binding protein: MRKLHRAALLCVAAAVSLTACAAGSGRQADESGPAAAPGKDDKFSLTVWSNYSGREQAEVTKALESFKQKFPNAEIRHEGSQDDDKITAGIRSGNPPDVAMSFTTDNLGQFCTSGSFQELKPYVERDGVDLGQIPDAVRSYTEYKGNRCAMPLLSDVYGLYYNKDMLAEAGISAPPKTTAELLDFAKRTTKKAADGSIEVAGFLPTMLFYANRPPIWAPNFGAKWETPDGKSGLAGPEWAEMLKFQKQLVDFYGYDNLERFRAGLGQEYSNDHAFHQKKIAMMIDGEYRTAFLEDQAPDVRFGTAPFPTITPELYGTGFTTGTIMGIPKGAKNPGAAWELIKHLSFDTATVVDLANGIKNIPSTKAALADPRLEVDENFRTFIDLATSGKLQGNPVTPIGDAHIKAIGDFATSWQAGAVPDLMAGLEEVDQQIDDRIAKSGR, encoded by the coding sequence ATGCGCAAGCTCCACCGCGCGGCGTTGCTGTGCGTGGCCGCGGCGGTATCCCTGACCGCTTGCGCGGCGGGCTCCGGCCGGCAGGCGGACGAGTCGGGACCGGCGGCGGCTCCCGGCAAGGACGACAAGTTCTCGTTGACCGTCTGGAGCAACTACTCCGGTCGCGAGCAGGCCGAGGTCACCAAGGCCCTGGAGAGCTTCAAGCAGAAGTTCCCCAACGCCGAGATCAGGCACGAGGGCAGCCAGGACGACGACAAGATCACCGCGGGCATCCGCAGCGGCAACCCGCCGGACGTGGCCATGTCGTTCACCACCGACAACCTCGGCCAGTTCTGCACCAGCGGCTCGTTCCAGGAGCTCAAGCCCTACGTGGAGCGCGACGGCGTGGACCTCGGCCAGATCCCCGACGCGGTCCGCTCCTACACCGAGTACAAGGGCAACCGCTGCGCGATGCCGCTGCTCAGCGACGTGTACGGGCTGTACTACAACAAGGACATGCTCGCCGAGGCGGGCATCAGCGCGCCGCCGAAGACGACGGCGGAGCTGCTCGACTTCGCCAAGCGGACGACGAAGAAGGCGGCGGACGGCTCCATCGAGGTCGCGGGCTTCCTGCCGACCATGCTGTTCTACGCCAACCGCCCGCCGATCTGGGCGCCGAACTTCGGCGCGAAGTGGGAGACCCCGGACGGCAAGTCCGGTCTCGCCGGCCCGGAGTGGGCGGAGATGCTGAAGTTCCAGAAGCAGCTCGTCGACTTCTACGGCTACGACAACCTGGAGCGGTTCCGGGCCGGGCTGGGCCAGGAGTACTCGAACGACCACGCGTTCCACCAGAAGAAGATCGCCATGATGATCGACGGCGAGTACCGCACGGCGTTCCTCGAGGACCAGGCGCCGGACGTCCGGTTCGGCACCGCGCCGTTCCCGACGATCACGCCCGAGCTGTACGGCACCGGCTTCACCACCGGCACCATCATGGGCATCCCGAAGGGCGCGAAGAACCCCGGCGCGGCGTGGGAGCTGATCAAGCACCTGTCGTTCGACACCGCGACGGTCGTCGACCTGGCCAACGGGATCAAGAACATCCCGAGCACGAAGGCCGCGCTGGCCGACCCGCGCCTCGAAGTGGACGAGAACTTCAGGACGTTCATCGACCTGGCCACCTCGGGCAAGCTCCAGGGCAACCCGGTGACGCCCATCGGCGACGCGCACATCAAGGCGATCGGCGACTTCGCCACGTCGTGGCAGGCGGGCGCGGTGCCCGACCTGATGGCCGGGTTGGAGGAAGTCGACCAGCAGATCGACGACCGGATCGCGAAGAGCGGCAGGTAG
- a CDS encoding DUF3159 domain-containing protein: MTDTRQESLASLLGGRGGALDASLPPLAFVLGWLLGGNSIAVGALAAVACGVVVGLVRVVRGGRPRALLVSVALVVLAAYIALQTGRAEDFFLVQIFLNAASALLWAVSIVLRWPLLGVVVGLVTGQKLRWRRDPDLLRAYRYASWPWVGQYILRVLVFGALWLAGEVVLLGVMRAALTWPLQVACIAVSWWVLRRTLPADHPGLRHPRTP; the protein is encoded by the coding sequence ATGACCGACACGCGTCAGGAGTCGTTGGCCTCACTGCTGGGCGGGCGGGGCGGTGCGCTGGACGCGTCGCTGCCGCCGTTGGCGTTCGTCCTGGGGTGGCTGCTGGGCGGGAACTCCATCGCCGTCGGCGCGCTGGCGGCGGTCGCGTGCGGCGTCGTCGTCGGCCTGGTCCGGGTCGTCCGGGGTGGCCGACCGCGCGCGCTGCTGGTCTCCGTGGCGCTGGTGGTCCTGGCCGCCTACATCGCCCTGCAGACGGGCCGGGCCGAGGACTTCTTCCTCGTGCAGATCTTCCTCAACGCCGCGTCGGCCCTGCTCTGGGCCGTGTCGATCGTGCTGCGGTGGCCGCTGCTGGGCGTGGTGGTCGGCCTGGTCACCGGCCAGAAGCTCCGGTGGCGACGCGACCCCGACCTGCTCCGCGCGTACCGCTACGCGTCCTGGCCGTGGGTGGGCCAGTACATCCTCCGCGTGCTCGTCTTCGGCGCCTTGTGGCTGGCGGGCGAGGTCGTCCTGCTGGGTGTCATGCGCGCCGCCCTGACCTGGCCCTTGCAGGTCGCGTGCATCGCCGTGAGCTGGTGGGTCCTGCGCCGCACCCTGCCCGCCGACCACCCGGGCCTCCGCCACCCCCGCACCCCCTGA
- a CDS encoding N-acetylglucosamine kinase, with protein MGFVVGVDAGGTSTRALVLDLDGARLGAGVAGGANPNSHPPELAAAHVRQALTAALDGVDPAKVESGVLGMAGSSKLLSDPAVAALFEAAWAGAGLRCPMRVVTDCEAAFATGSASPDGTVLVAGTGSIAARIEHHELVSTAGGYGWLLGDEGSAFWLGREAVRATLAALERDEPDDLSNAVLARAGIPDEPDVPRRERWRRLITAANGAAPIALATYAPLVTAHASAPSADRIVTAAVRTLADLAEAARPADDRSPIVLMGSLVHAHPLGSRLKRELATRTSAPVTVATEGAAGAAWLAAVKILGDSAPRPT; from the coding sequence ATGGGTTTCGTGGTGGGTGTGGACGCGGGCGGCACGAGCACCCGGGCGCTGGTGCTCGACCTGGACGGTGCCCGGCTGGGCGCCGGGGTGGCCGGCGGCGCGAACCCCAACTCCCACCCGCCGGAGCTGGCCGCCGCGCACGTGCGGCAGGCGTTGACGGCGGCGCTGGACGGGGTGGACCCGGCGAAGGTCGAGTCGGGCGTGCTCGGCATGGCCGGGTCGAGCAAGCTGCTCAGCGACCCGGCGGTGGCGGCGCTGTTCGAGGCGGCGTGGGCGGGTGCGGGGCTGCGGTGCCCGATGCGGGTGGTCACGGACTGCGAGGCGGCGTTCGCGACCGGTTCCGCGTCGCCCGACGGGACCGTGCTGGTCGCCGGGACGGGGTCGATCGCGGCCCGGATCGAGCACCACGAGCTGGTGTCGACGGCCGGCGGGTACGGGTGGCTGCTGGGTGACGAGGGTTCGGCGTTCTGGCTGGGGCGTGAGGCGGTGCGGGCCACCCTGGCGGCGTTGGAGCGCGACGAGCCGGACGACCTGTCGAACGCCGTGCTGGCGCGGGCCGGCATCCCCGACGAGCCCGACGTGCCCCGGCGTGAGCGGTGGCGGCGGTTGATCACCGCGGCCAACGGCGCCGCGCCGATCGCGTTGGCGACCTACGCGCCGCTCGTGACGGCGCACGCCTCGGCGCCGTCGGCCGACCGGATCGTCACCGCCGCCGTGCGCACCCTGGCCGACCTGGCGGAGGCCGCCCGTCCGGCCGACGACCGCTCCCCCATCGTGCTGATGGGCAGCCTGGTCCACGCGCACCCGCTGGGTTCCCGCCTCAAGCGCGAGCTGGCCACCCGCACCTCGGCTCCCGTGACCGTCGCCACCGAGGGCGCCGCCGGCGCCGCCTGGCTGGCCGCCGTCAAGATCCTGGGCGACTCCGCCCCCCGCCCCACCTGA